Proteins from one Mixophyes fleayi isolate aMixFle1 chromosome 9, aMixFle1.hap1, whole genome shotgun sequence genomic window:
- the PFDN6 gene encoding prefoldin subunit 6 isoform X1, whose product MYYASGQMAAQLQEKLQSEVTKYQQVQKDISNSMSARQKLEAQLTENNIVKEELAVLDDSNTVYKLIGPVLVKQDLEEAKATVDKRLQYINGEIKRYETLLKDMEQTSEQQRATLTKLQQEYQRAQGKAPVKA is encoded by the exons ATGTATTATGCATCTGGACAG ATGGCAGCACAACTACAGGAGAAGTTACAGAGCGAAGTCACCAAATACCAGCAAGTCCAGAAAG atatcagcaacagTATGTCAGCCCGACAGAAACTAGAAGCTCAACTCACTGAGAACAACATTGTGAAAGAG GAGCTGGCCGTGCTGGATGACAGTAACACAGTGTATAAACTGATCGGACCTGTGCTGGTAAAACAAGATTTGGAAGAAGCAAAGGCCACGGTTGACAAgagactgcaatatataaatggaGAGAT CAAACGATATGAAACCCTGTTGAAGGACATGGAGCAGACTTCAGAGCAGCAACGCGCTACCCTTACAAAACTCCAGCAAGAATACCAGCGGGCGCAGGGCAAGGCCCCGGTTAAGGCTTGA
- the PFDN6 gene encoding prefoldin subunit 6 isoform X2, with amino-acid sequence MAAQLQEKLQSEVTKYQQVQKDISNSMSARQKLEAQLTENNIVKEELAVLDDSNTVYKLIGPVLVKQDLEEAKATVDKRLQYINGEIKRYETLLKDMEQTSEQQRATLTKLQQEYQRAQGKAPVKA; translated from the exons ATGGCAGCACAACTACAGGAGAAGTTACAGAGCGAAGTCACCAAATACCAGCAAGTCCAGAAAG atatcagcaacagTATGTCAGCCCGACAGAAACTAGAAGCTCAACTCACTGAGAACAACATTGTGAAAGAG GAGCTGGCCGTGCTGGATGACAGTAACACAGTGTATAAACTGATCGGACCTGTGCTGGTAAAACAAGATTTGGAAGAAGCAAAGGCCACGGTTGACAAgagactgcaatatataaatggaGAGAT CAAACGATATGAAACCCTGTTGAAGGACATGGAGCAGACTTCAGAGCAGCAACGCGCTACCCTTACAAAACTCCAGCAAGAATACCAGCGGGCGCAGGGCAAGGCCCCGGTTAAGGCTTGA